The genomic window CGTCGAGGTCTCCCAAGCCTGACGCCGGCGGCGGGCTTAAGACCCGGTGGCTTCGGGAAGGGCCTCGGGTAAGTCCGAGTCGCTGGCCTGGTTGCCGAAGGTGATGCCGCACTGGCCGGGGGCGTCGAAAGGCCGCAGCGAGATCACGACTTTGCCCGGCTGTTCCGGAAGGTCGCCGAGGGCCTCCCGCATGAACCCTTCGTGGATGGCGCAGATGAAGGGGGAGGGGCGTTTGCCCTTTTCGGTGACGAAAGGGCAGGCGTTCAGGGCCAGGACGGTGCTGCCGTCAGAGTCTTCGCCGGCCGAGTCGTCGTCGCTGCGGATATTCGGGTCGAAGCCCATTTCCCGCAGCTTTTGATAGAGCATGTCGACGGTGTCGTCCGTCGAGTCGAAGGCCCGGCCGTCCAGCTTCATCTGCCGTGCCCAGTACCTGCCGATCTGGCGGGCTTTGTCCGTGTCCTCGGGGCTCATCGTCTCCTGATCCGACAGGATGGAAATCAGCAGTTCGATGAGTGTGACGTATTCGTTGGCGACCTCACGGTTGTCGGGGATGCGCACCCGGAAAATCAGCGACGGGCGGCCGCGGCCGCTGGCCGGGGCAGTGACCACGCGGACCGCGTCTTTGGAGACGAGCTCGTCGAGGTGACCACGAGCCGTGTTGACGTGCATGCCGAGCCGGTCCGCGACCTCAATGGCGCGTGCGCCTTCCGGAAAGCTCTGCAGAACGTTGAGCACCTCCCGCTGCTTTGGGCTGAGATTCAACGACTCCGGGAAGAGTTCCGTGGTGGGTCGTGGAATGTGTGAGGTTCTCATTCCTGCCTTTCCTGCTAGCTGCCGTGTGGGTGGACCGTGACGGAGAGGGCCTTCGTCACGCATTCCACCCTCGTGCCCGCCTCCAGTCCGAGAGACAGCGCCGACGACCTGGTGACGGGTACTGCGATCGTCGAGCCGTTGTCCAGTGTCACGGTGACCGTGGCGGACACCATGCCGGCGGCGTCGACGGCCGAGACAGTGCCGGGCCAGACGTTGCTCGCTGACTCCCTCGGCGTGGAGCCGGGAATTCTCAACGTGGTCGCCTCCGGTGGCACCGTCACGACCGCGGGGGAGCCGACCGTGAGATCCTCAGCGGAAATCCATTGAGGGGGGACGCCTATCAGAGTGAGACCAGCGCTGTTCACTGTAATCTTATCAACTGATTTTCCCGAAATTAAGCCTGACACCACATTTAATCCGGCAAGTTCCGCGACAAAGTCGGTCGGAGGCACCGACAACAGCTCGTTGACCGGCCCGGCAGCGACGACACGGCCCTCCGCCAGCACCGCGAGTCGGTCTGCGAGGCCTGCGACGTCGACGGGGTCGTGGGTGACGAGGACAGTGGTCCGGTCGCCGGCGGTGGCCCGCAACAACCGCCGCCACCGGGTGCCCGAGGCGACGTCGACCGCGGCCAGCGGCTCATCCAGGATCAGCACCCGAGGGCGGGCCGCCAAGGCTCTGACCAGGGCGACCTGCGCGGCCTGACCGCCGGACAGGGACGGGACCGCCACGTCGGCGAGGGCAGTCAACCCGGCGGCGTCGAGAAGCTCCTCGGAGCGGGCGGCGTCCCGGGTCACCATGGTCAGCGCCTGCTGGACGGTGGCCGTCCGGGGCAGCCCCGGTTTCTGGGTCAGCAGCACCACGCCGCGCCGGTGGGCCGGCAGGAACGACTGCCCGTCGACGGTGCGGTCGCCGATCCGGGCGTCCGCGCCACGCAGCCGGCCCGCGATCAGCCCCATGAGCGTCGACTTCCCGGAGCCGTTGGGTCCGACCACCGCCGTGATCTGGTTGGCGGGGAAGACGGACTCCACCCCGGCGGAGGTGACGGCCACGGTTTCGCCTCCGGCGGTGGGTCGGGTCAGATCACGCAGCTTCTCGGCGTCCATCGCCGTGATCGAGCGCGCCCGCGGTGCGGCGTCCCGGCGCAACAGCGCAGGCAGCGACGCCATGGCCAGCGCCACGACCGCCAGGATGATCAGGATGGCCGACAGCGCGTAGGCGTTGTCGCGGTCGATTTCCCGCTCCAGGTAAATGGCCAGCGACATGGTGCGGGTGACGCCCGGCATCGACCCGACGAAGGTGATCGTCGTGCCGAACTCGCCCAGGGAACGGGCGAACGCGAGGCCGGCGCCGGTGGCCAGGGCGGGGGTGACCGTGGGCAGTGTGATCCGGGTGAGCACCCGGCGCGGGCTCATGCCCACCCCGGCGGCGGAGTGCAGCACCTCCCGGTCGATCTGGCGCAGGGCAGAGTCCACGGTCACGATGACGAACGGCAGGGAGACGAAGGTGTGGGCGACGACGACGCCGGGGAAGGCGAAGGCCAGGGTGAGGCCGGCGGCGTCGAGGAGGGGTGCGAGTACGCCGCGATTGCCTGCGGCGGCGCTGAGCGCTAGGCCCGCGACCACCGGCGGCATCGCCAGCGGCAAGAGTACGAGCAGGCGCGCCAGCTGGGCGCCCCGGCGCAAGGACTGCAGCCATACCGCCAGGGGAACGCCCAGCAGCAGCGTCAGCAGGGTGGACAGCACGGCGGCGGACAACGTCAGCCACAGTAGCTGGGCGGTGTCCGGGGAGGTGAGGACTTCGCCCAGGTCGCCCCACGGGACGCGGAGGCCGAGGGCGAAGATCGGGAAGACGATGTAGAAGATCGCCACCAGGGCCACGACGGTGAACGCCGCCGGCGTGCGGGTGGGGGCCGGGCGTGGCGGCGACAGCGGAAACGTAGAAGTCACGGGATGTCTCGGTAACGGTGGTCAGGCGGCCGGGGTGAAGCCGGCGTCGGCGAGGATCGTGGCGACGTCGGGGGAGAGGATCAGCTCGACGAGCGCCGCGGCCCGCTCCGGGGTCTGCGACGCGGTGGCCGCGGCGACCCACAGGGTGGTGGGGGCGTTTTCTGCGCCGGGGATGTCGATGACCTCGACGTCGTCGCCGGCGGCCGCGGCGTCGGTGCGGTAGACCCAGCCCGCGTCGGCTTCGCCGTTGTGGACTTTGCCCAGGACGTCGCCGACCGCGCCTTCCAGGGACACCGGGTCGAGGGTGAGGTCGTTGTGTTCGATGAGCCGTTCGGAGGCGCGGCCGCAGGGGACCTGCGGGTCGCAGAGGACGAGGTCGACGCGGTCGTCGGCCAGGTCGTCGACGGAGTCGATGCCGGCGGGGTTGCCGGCGGGGACGACCATGACCATCGTGTTGGTGGCCAGGTGCCGCGGCTCGTCGACGCTGCCGTCCGCGACTGCTTGGTCCATGCTGTGCTCGTCGGCGGTGATCAGCACGTCCGCCGGGGCGCCTTCATGCAGTTGGGTGACCAGGGTGCCGGAGCCGTCGTTGTTGAAGGTCAGTTCGTGCGGTGGTTCCAGTTCGGCGGCCAGGGCGGAGAGTTCGTCGTTGATCACCCGGGTCGAGGAGGCCCCGAAGACCTGCAGGTCAGTGGCCCCGGTTGTCCCGGTGCCCGGGGCAGTGCAGCCAGTGAGCAGGACGGCGGCGCCGAGCAGGGTGGCAGCCCGGGCGAGCGGGCGGGGCAGGCGGGTCATGGCGTACTCCTGGGAGACAAGGAACAGGGACTGCCGGCGGTGAGGCGGGCAGTCCCTGATGTTATCCGGCGGCCGGGTGGTCTCGGCCGGGGCCGGGGTGGCTAGGCGCCGCGGGAGGGCGCTTCATTGGCGTCGAGCTGCTCGGTGCGCGAACGCACCGGCTCCCAGGCCACGTGGGAGCGGCGCGGGTCGGTGCGCACGTCGCGGGAGCGGTAGACCACGTACGGGCGGTGGACGTAGCCCACCGGCGCGGAGAAGGCGTGCACCAGGCGGGTGAACGGCCAGATCGCGATGAGCGCGAAGCCGGCGACGACGTGCAGCTTGAACTGCCACGGGACGTCGGCCATCAGTTCTGGCTGGGCGTTGAAGATCAGCAGCTGGCGCAGCCACGGTGACAGCGTCTCCCGGTAGTCGTAGCCGTGCCCGGTGGTGAACACCTGGGTCGACAGGGTCGCCCAGAAGCCGGTGAGGATGGCCAGGCCGAGGAAGAAGAACATCCCCTTGTCGGAGGTCGACGTGGCCAGGAACACCGAGCGGTTCTTGATACGGCGGTACAGCAGGCCGATCAGCCCGAGGACCGTCAAGACGCCGGCGATGGTGCCGGGGATGACGGCGATCCAGTGGTAGACGCCGTCGGAGATGCCCACGGCGCGGGTCCAGGTGTTGGGGATGCCCAGGCCCATGAGGTGACCGATCACCACGAGCACGATGCCCCAGTGGAACATCGGCGAGGACAGGCGCAGCAGCTTGGACTCGTAGATCTGGGAGGAGTGGGTGGTCCAGCCGAACTGGTCGGTGCGCCACCGCCAGATGACGCCGATGACGAACGCGGCGATCGCCAGCCACGGGAACGCGACCCACAGGAAGGTTTCGAAGTTACTCATGTCCGTATGTCCTTTTGCGCAGGTTAGATGAGGTCGGGTTGAGCGGAGGGGAAGGGCAGCTGAGCGTTGATCCCGACCATCTCGGCCGGCGGGCCGGAACGGATCAGGTCGATGTAGCTGTTGGCGGTGTCCTCGTCGACCCTCGGCAGCCCCATGCACACGGCGACGATGAGGGAGACGTACGGCGAGCCCGTCGACGCCAGGGCGGAGCGCAGCACCTCCACGCCGTCGCGGTGCGCGGCGATGAACTCGACGGCCGCGGCGTGGGCGTCGCCCTCCGTGCGGGCGACCGCCTCCAAGACCACGCACAGGTGGTCCGGGAGCTCGTCGGTCAACTCCTCGAGGCCGAGCTGCGCGAGTCCCTGGCGGAAGGCCAAGATCGCCGCGCCCCGCTGCCGGGTGTCGCCCACCGAGTAGTAGGACAAGAACAGCGAGCAGCGCCGCCGCTGGTCGAAG from Corynebacterium maris DSM 45190 includes these protein-coding regions:
- a CDS encoding ATP-binding cassette domain-containing protein; translation: MTSTFPLSPPRPAPTRTPAAFTVVALVAIFYIVFPIFALGLRVPWGDLGEVLTSPDTAQLLWLTLSAAVLSTLLTLLLGVPLAVWLQSLRRGAQLARLLVLLPLAMPPVVAGLALSAAAGNRGVLAPLLDAAGLTLAFAFPGVVVAHTFVSLPFVIVTVDSALRQIDREVLHSAAGVGMSPRRVLTRITLPTVTPALATGAGLAFARSLGEFGTTITFVGSMPGVTRTMSLAIYLEREIDRDNAYALSAILIILAVVALAMASLPALLRRDAAPRARSITAMDAEKLRDLTRPTAGGETVAVTSAGVESVFPANQITAVVGPNGSGKSTLMGLIAGRLRGADARIGDRTVDGQSFLPAHRRGVVLLTQKPGLPRTATVQQALTMVTRDAARSEELLDAAGLTALADVAVPSLSGGQAAQVALVRALAARPRVLILDEPLAAVDVASGTRWRRLLRATAGDRTTVLVTHDPVDVAGLADRLAVLAEGRVVAAGPVNELLSVPPTDFVAELAGLNVVSGLISGKSVDKITVNSAGLTLIGVPPQWISAEDLTVGSPAVVTVPPEATTLRIPGSTPRESASNVWPGTVSAVDAAGMVSATVTVTLDNGSTIAVPVTRSSALSLGLEAGTRVECVTKALSVTVHPHGS
- the narI gene encoding respiratory nitrate reductase subunit gamma; protein product: MSNFETFLWVAFPWLAIAAFVIGVIWRWRTDQFGWTTHSSQIYESKLLRLSSPMFHWGIVLVVIGHLMGLGIPNTWTRAVGISDGVYHWIAVIPGTIAGVLTVLGLIGLLYRRIKNRSVFLATSTSDKGMFFFLGLAILTGFWATLSTQVFTTGHGYDYRETLSPWLRQLLIFNAQPELMADVPWQFKLHVVAGFALIAIWPFTRLVHAFSAPVGYVHRPYVVYRSRDVRTDPRRSHVAWEPVRSRTEQLDANEAPSRGA
- a CDS encoding helix-turn-helix transcriptional regulator, translating into MRTSHIPRPTTELFPESLNLSPKQREVLNVLQSFPEGARAIEVADRLGMHVNTARGHLDELVSKDAVRVVTAPASGRGRPSLIFRVRIPDNREVANEYVTLIELLISILSDQETMSPEDTDKARQIGRYWARQMKLDGRAFDSTDDTVDMLYQKLREMGFDPNIRSDDDSAGEDSDGSTVLALNACPFVTEKGKRPSPFICAIHEGFMREALGDLPEQPGKVVISLRPFDAPGQCGITFGNQASDSDLPEALPEATGS
- the narJ gene encoding nitrate reductase molybdenum cofactor assembly chaperone, with protein sequence MNPTPVRTPAGLVPAEFVQPVAVTEEQRRTLSMAASLLLAYPEEDGVFLDKLDAVETQLDQLPEEIAGEFRSFLAAARQFGERAMAEHYVSTFDQRRRCSLFLSYYSVGDTRQRGAAILAFRQGLAQLGLEELTDELPDHLCVVLEAVARTEGDAHAAAVEFIAAHRDGVEVLRSALASTGSPYVSLIVAVCMGLPRVDEDTANSYIDLIRSGPPAEMVGINAQLPFPSAQPDLI
- the modA gene encoding molybdate ABC transporter substrate-binding protein; translated protein: MTRLPRPLARAATLLGAAVLLTGCTAPGTGTTGATDLQVFGASSTRVINDELSALAAELEPPHELTFNNDGSGTLVTQLHEGAPADVLITADEHSMDQAVADGSVDEPRHLATNTMVMVVPAGNPAGIDSVDDLADDRVDLVLCDPQVPCGRASERLIEHNDLTLDPVSLEGAVGDVLGKVHNGEADAGWVYRTDAAAAGDDVEVIDIPGAENAPTTLWVAAATASQTPERAAALVELILSPDVATILADAGFTPAA